The DNA window CGGCGTCGGGGGTTGCCCGAACGTCGGCGGCATCTGCATCGGGTGCACCATGCCCGGCTTCCCGGACAAGTTCATGCCGTTCATGGACGAGCCGCCGGGCGGCAAGATATCGAGCGCGGCGGTGGGTCTGTACGGGACCGTGATTCGCAATTTGAGGGGTATCACGGCCCGCACCGTCGACAAAGAGCCGCGCTGGCGGCACAACGGCAACCAACTCACCACCGGAGCGCGCCGCACCTGGTAGGCCGGGCACTCCATTCTCACCGCGGAATTCCCACCGCAGACGGAGAGATCGATGACAACTATCGTCCCCGAACCGACCACCAGCCGGCGCGAGCCCGGGCAACTCGTCGAGATGGCCTGGGACCCGATCACCCGGATCGTCGGCAGCCTCGGCATCTACACGAAGATCGACTTCGAGAACAAAGAGGTCGTCGAGTGCCACAGCACGTCGTCGATCTTCCGCGGCTACTCGATCTTCATGAAGGGCAAGGACCCGCGCGACGCCCACTTCATCACCAGCCGCATCTGCGGCATCTGCGGCGACAACCACGCGACGTGTTCGTGCTACGCGCAGAACATGGCCTACGGCGTCAAGCCGCCGCATCTGGGCGAGTGGATCGTCAACCTCGGCGAGGCCGCGGAATACATGTTCGACCACAACATCTTCCAGGAGAATCTGGTCGGCGTGGACTTCTGCGAGAAGATGGTCGCCGAGACCAACCCGAGCGTGCTCGCCCAGGCCGAGAAGACGCCGGCGCCGCACGCCGACGCGCACGGGTACCGCACCATCGCCGACATCATGCGCTCGCTCAACCCGTTCAGCGGCGAGTTCTACCGGGAGGCGCTGGCCGTCAGCCGCTGGACGCGAGAGATGTTCTGCCTCATGGAGGGCCGCCACGTGCACCCCTCCACGCTGTACCCGGGCGGGGTCGGCACGGTGGCGACCATCCAGCTGATGACCGACTACATGACGCGGCTGATGCGCTACGTCGAGTTCATGAAGAAGGTCGTGCCGATGCACGACGACCTGTTCGACTTCTTCTACGAAGCGCTGCCCGGTTACGAGAAGGTCGGGCTGCGCCGCACGCTGCTGGGCTGCTGGGGATCGTTCCAGGACCCCGAGGTGTGCAACTTCGCATACCGGGACATGGAGCGCTGGGGTGACGCCATGTTCGTCACCCCGGGCGTGGTGGTCGACGGCAAGCTGGTCACCCACTCCCTGGTGGACATCAACCTGGGCATCCGGATTCTCTTGGGCAGTTCGTATTACGACGACTGGACCGACCAGGAGATGTTCGTCCGCACCGATCCGCTGGGCAACGCCGTCGACCGGCGCCATCCGTGGAACCAGCACACCAACCCGCACCCGCAGAAGCGCGACATGGACGGCGGCAAGTACAGCTGGGTGATGTCGCCGCGCTGGTTCGACGGCACGGACCACCTGGCGCTGGACACCGGCGGCGGGCCGCTGGCCCGGCTGTGGGCGACCGCGCTGGCCGGGCTGGTCGACATCGGCTACGTCAAGGCGACCGGCGACAGCGTCAAGATCAACCTGCCCAAGACCGCGCTGAAGGGCCCGGTCGAGTTCGAGTGGAAGGTTCCCAAGTACGGCAGCAACACGATCGAACGCGACCGCGCCCGCACCTACTTCCAGGCCTACGCGGCGGCGTGCGCGCTGCACTTCGCCGAGAAGGCGCTGGGCGAGATCCGCGCCGGGCGCACCAAGACGTGGGAGCGCTTCGAGGTGCCCGACGAGGCGATCGGCTGCGGGTTCACCGAGGCGGTGCGCGGGGTGCTCAGCCACCACCTGGTGATTCGCGACGGCAAGATCGCCAACTACCACCCGTATCCGCCGACGCCGTGGAACGCCAACCCGCGCGACAGCTTCGGCACGCCCGGCCCCTACGAGGACGCCGTGCAGGGCCAGCCGATCTTCGAGGAGAACGGCCGGGAGAACTTCAAGGGCATCGACGTCATGCGCACGGTGCGCAGCTTCGACCCGTGCCTGCCTTGCGGCGTGCACATGTACCTGGGGAAGGGCAAGACGCTGGACAGACTGCACACGCCAACCCAGTCGCCCGCCGGCTGTGATGATCGCAAGCTCGGCGAAGCCGCGCGCAGCGGGTCATCACCATCGATGGAGTGAGGCATGGTGGATCGCCCGGACCTCTCACACGACGACGCGCAGTGGCGCACAGCGGGCGATCGGATCCAGACCCTCCTGGATTCCTGCGCGGCGGGTGGCGCCGCCGCACGCGACCGCGCCCGGCAGCTGGTCCGCGAGGTGGTCGGGCTCTACGGCGCCGGGCTGGAACGGATTCTGGGGTTGGCCGGCGACCCCGGGTTGGCCGAGCGGCTGGCCACCGACGACCTGGTGGCCAGCCTGCTCCTCGTGCACGGCCTGCACCCGCACGACGTGCGGCGCCGGGTCTGCGACGCCCTCGATCGGGTGCGCCCGTACCTGGGCTCGCACGGCGGCGACGTCGACCTGATCGGGATCGACGGCGACATCGTGCGGCTGGCCTTCACGGGCAGTTGCAAGAGCTGCCCGTCGTCGGCGGTGACGCTGGAGCTGGCCGTGGAGGACGCGATCCGGGCGGCCGCACCGGAGGTCGGCGCGATCGAGGTGGTGACGGCCGAGCCCACCAGGATGATCCCCGCCGAATCGCTGCTGGCCCAGGTGCGTTCGGGCGGGCGCACCGCCTGGCGCCCGATCCCCGAGCTCGCGGAGCTGAAGCCCGGCGAGGTCGCGGGTTTCGCGATCGACGGCACCGCGTTGCTGGCCTGCCGGGTCGACGACGAGTTGTTCGCCTACCGGGACCGCTGCCCGGTGTGCGACGACACGCTCGCGGGGGCGCGACTGCACCTGGCCCTGTTGCGATGCCCGCGCTGCCGGACCGAATACGACGCCGTGCGCGCCGGCGCCGGCGCCGGCGGCACCCACCTGGAGCCGATTCCGGTGCTGCGACGCGACGGTGTGCCGTCGGTGGCGCTGCGGGGTGAACCGATGGAGGCGAGGATATGACCAGCCCCTACGACGTGCTGGCCCGCATCACCGCGAACCGGCCGCTCCCCGAACCCGACGGCGAGCGGTGCGAGATGTGCGCCGAGCCGATCGGCGACGAACACCAGCACGTCGTGAGCGTGGCCGCCCGGCAACTGATGTGCGTCTGCCGCACGTGCTACCTGCTGTTCACCGACACGGCGGCCGAGCTGCGCTACCGGGCGGTGCCCGACCGGTATCTCGCCTTCCCCGGTTTCGCGCTGGACCGCCGGGCCTGGGAGGCGCTGCAGATCCCGGTCGGCGTGGCGTTCTTCTTCACCAACTCCGCACTCGGGCGCACCGTCGCCTTCTACCCCGGCCCGGCCGGCGCGTGCGAGTCCGAACTCGACCTGGACGCCTGGACCGCGCTCGCGGGCGCGGACCCGCGGGCGAGGCTGCCGGCCGACGACGTGGAGGCGTTGCTGGTCCGGGTGGCGGACGGGCCCGAAGCCGCGGAGCCGCAGACCTTTCTGGTACCGATCGACGCCTGCTACGAATTCGTCGGGCGCCTGCGCATGCTGTGGCGGGGTTTCGACGGCGGACAGCAAGCCCGTGCGTTCATCGACGACTTCTTCGCCCGGCTCGCCGCCCGTGCCGTGGCGAGGCCGCGATGACCGGGCAGCCGATCGACCTGGCGTTCGCCGTTAACGACGTGGCGCCCGAGCCGTACGGCGTCACACCGGTTCTCACCGCGCACGTGGGCGTCACCGACGTCGGCGGTCACACCGGCGCGGTGCACGCCATCGCGCTGCGGTGCCAGGTGCGCATCGAACCGCTGCGGCGTTCCTACTCCGACGACGAGGCCGCCGGCCTGCTCGACCTGTTCGGCGGCCGCGAGCGCTGGGCCGACACGCAGCGCACGTTCCTGTGGCAGCATTGCGCGGCGATGGTGCCGGGATTCGCCGGGCACACGACGGTGACGCTCCCGCTGGAGTGCACCTACGACTTCGAGGTGACGGCCGCCAAATACGCGCACGCCCTGCAGGACGGGGCGGTACCCCTGCAGTTCCTCTTCAGCGGAACGATCTTCGTCAACTCCGACCGCGGGTTCTCGGTTCAGCAGGTGCCGTGGGACTGCGAGTGCCGCTACGACATGCCGGTCGCGGTGTGGCGCGCGCTGATCGCCCAGCACTACCCCGACACCGGCTGGGTGCGGCTACGCCACGAAACCGTCGCCGCACTGGCCCGCTACAAGGCGACACGGGGCCTGCTCGACCTCGACGGGGCGGTCGCCTCGCTGCTGGGCGCCGCGCAGGAGGCCGCACGGTGAGCGCCCCCGAAACCTCCAGCCGGGCCCGGGCCCGTGCGGTCGCCGACGCGGTGCTCTACGAGGGCTACCTGCTCTACCCCTATCGCGGTACGTCCGGCAAGAACCAGTCGCGTTGGCAGTTCGGGGTTCTGGGGCCACCCGGTGCCGCGGACGCGGGCTGCGGCGAGGACGACGCCATGGGGGCGGAGTTCCCGGTCGACGGTGGGCGGGCGATCACCGTGGTGGTTCGGTTCCTGCAGTTGCAGCACCGCCGGGCCGAACGCGAGATCGGCGGCGGTGGCTTCGAACCCGTGGCCGAACTGGCCACCCCGACCGGGTCGTGGCTCTCCTGGGACGAGGCGGTGGAATGCGAGAGGTCCTTCGGCCCTATCGCATTGGATGGCCGGTCGTGGAGCCTTCCGCTGGTGGCGGATGCGGCAACCGACATCGAACTGCTGGACGGCGGGCGGCTGGTCCGCCAGCGCGAGGAGGTGCGCGGCGAGCTCACGGTGGTCGCCCGGCCGGACGGACACCTGCGCCGGGTCTCGGTGCGCGTGGCCAACACCGGCCGCGACGCCACCGGCAAGGCCGACGCGATCGCGCGCTCCATGATCGGGACCCACCTGATCGTCGAAGCCGACGGCGGGCAGTTCGTCTCGCTGCTGGAACCTGCGCCCGACGCCGCCGGCGCGGTGTCGCGGTGCGCTCGGCATCGCTGCTTCCCCGTGCTCGCCGGCGCACCGGGCAGCCGCGACGTGGTGCTGATCTCCCCGATCATCCTCTACGACCATCCCGAGGTCGCCGAGCAGAGCAGCACCGCCCTGTACGACTGCACCGAGATCGACGAGATCCTCACCCTGCGCGTGATGACGATGACCGACGAGGAGAAGGCGCAGGCCCGGGCCACCGATCCGCGGGCCGCGCAGCTCATCGACCGGTGCGATGCCATCTCGCCCGGGGCGATGGCGCGCCTGCACGGTGTCCTGCGCGATCCGCGGCCGCACGCGGGGCTGGTGCCCGAGATACCCGAGGGCGTCGACTGGTGGGATCCGCTGGCCGACAACGCCGTCCGCCCCGAGATCGATGCGGTACTGGTGAACGGGGTCCGGGTGGCCCGCGGCAGCCGGGTGCGGTTGCGCCCGAACCGCAACGCCGACGCCCAGGACATCTTCGTCGCCGGTAAGACCGCCCGCGTCGCCTCGGTGCACGAGGACGTCGAGGGCAACCGGTATGTCGGGGTGGTCGTCGACGACGACCCGGCCGCCGACCTGCACGACTGGTACGGGCGTTACCTGTATTTCTCAACCGACGAGGTCGAGCCGCTGGGGGACGACTGCGGGAACACGGAGAGGAGTCAGACATGGAAGTTCTAGGGTGGATCTTTTTGGCCATCATCGCGGTGGTGGTCGCGGTCGCGGTGGCGATGGGGGTGGTGTCCCTGCCGGATGCCCGCCGCTACCTCAAGCTGCGGCGGATGTAGCCGGCCGGGCGCGGTGATGACAGCGCGCATCCTGGTGGCCGGCATCGGCAACATCTTCCTGGGCGATGACGGATTCGGCTCGGAAGTGGTCCGCAACGCCGAGCTCCCGCAAGACAATCCGGCCGTCCGCGTCGTCGACTACGGCATCCGGGGAATGCATCTGGCCTACGACCTGCTCGACGGCTGGGACACGCTGGTCCTCGTCGATGCGATACCGAGCCGCGGCAACCCGGGCACCCTGCACGTGTTCCAGGCCGACCACGAGGCGCCGGACGAAACGGTCGGCGTGGACGCGCACGGCATGGAGCCGGCAGCGGTGTTCGCCAGCCTGCGGGCGCTGGGCGGCAGCCCGCCCTACACGGTCGTCGTGGGCTGCGAGGCGGGTAGCGTCGATGAGGGAATCGGCCTGACCGAACCCGTCGCCGAGGCGGTTCCGCGGGCGGCGCGGGCGGTCGAGGACATCGTCGCGGCGCTGCAGAGTCCGGCCCCTTCGGTTTCTGTGGCCGTCTCGGCGCCGAAGGAGTGTTGAGCATGTGTCTGGGGATACCGGGCCGGGTGATCGGGATGCTGGACGGTTACGCGGGACAGCTCGCGCTGGTCGACGTCGTCGGCGAGCAGCGGCGCGTCAACGTCGGCATGCTGCCCGAGGAGACGTTCTCCCCCGGCGACTGGGTCATCATCCACATGGGCTTCGTCGTCGAGAAGACCGACCGCGCCGGGGCCGACGAGGCGATGGCCGGCCTGGAGCTGATGGGGCGCGGCGATCCGGAGGGCGACTGAGATGACCGGACCCTCCCTGATGCTGCGATCCGGTCAGGTTCGGCAGCGCGTCACCGTGACCGGCGTCGTCCAGGGAGTCGGCTTCCGTCCGTTCGTCCATCGCCTCGCCACCGAGCTGGGACTGAGCGGATTCGTCGGCAACGACTCGGGCGCGGTCTTTCTCGAGGTGCAGGGGCCTCCCGCGCGGGTGCGGGAGTTCGGGCGCCGGCTGCGCGCCGAGGCGCCGCCGCTGGCGCGGATCGGCACCGTTCGCGTCGTCGACATCGACGTCGACGGGGCCGTCGGAGTCCGGCGCGCGTTCCAGATTGCCGCCAGCGAGGTGGTCGCCGGCGGCACGACGCCGATTCCGCCCGACGTCGCGGTGTGCGACGACTGCGTCGCCGAGCTGTTCGACCCCGGCGACCGGCGCCACCGCCACCCGTTCATCACGTGCACCAACTGCGGTCCACGCTTCACCATCATCCGCACACTGCCCTACGACCGCCCGGCGACCACCATGTCGGCGTTCCCGATGTGCGGGCGGTGTGCCGGCGAATACGCCGATCCCGCCGATCGCCGGTTTCACGCACAGCCCATCGCGTGCCCGGACTGCGGCCCGTCGCTGTGGTTTTCCGCGCAAGGCGGCCGCGTGGACGGCGCGGACGCCGCGCTGGCCGCCGCGCAACGCGCGCTGGCCGGCGGTGCGGTGGTGGCCGTCAAGGGCATCGGCGGTTACCACCTGGCCTGCCGCGCCGACGATCAGGGGGCGGTGACGGCGCTGCGTGCCCGGAAAGCCCGCGGCGCCAAGCCTTTCGCGCTGCTGGTGCGTGACCTCGACGTCGCGCGCCGCTACGCCCCGATCGGCGACCTCGAGGCGGCGGTGCTGTCGGGCCCGGCCCGGCCGATCGTGTTGCTCCCGCGCCGGCCCGGCGCGCCGGTCGCCGACGCGGTCGCACCCGCCAGCCCGCTGCTGGGGTTGATGCTCCCCTACTCCCCCATCCACCACCTGCTGCTGGCGCCCGTCCCCGGGGCCGGCGGGCGCGTGCCCGACACGCTGGTGCTGACCAGCGCCAACCGCTCCGACGAGCCGATCTGCTTCACCGACGACGATGCCGCGCAGCGGCTTCCGGCCCTGTGCGACGCGCTGCTCGACCACAACCGGCCCATCCACGTGCCGTGCGACGACTCGGTGGTGCGCATCGTCGACGGAGCGGAGCTGCCCGTGCGGCGCTCCCGCGGTTACGCGCCGCTGCCGGTGGATCTCGGGTGCGAGGGCCCCGCGGTGCTGGCCGTCGGAGGGGAACTGAAGAACACCTGCTGCCTCACCGACGGTACGCGCGCCTACCTGTCCGGGCACATCGGCGACATGGGCACCTGGGAGACGTTGCGCGCGTTCGGCCGCGCGGTCGAACAGCTCGGCGAGATACGCCGCGCCCCGGCCCGTCTGGCCGCCGACCTGCATCCGGGCTACCACACCCGCGCCTGGGCGGAACGCCACGCGGGCGAGCGACCGCTGGACCTGGTCCAGCACCATCACGCCCACGTGGTGTCACTGCTGGCCGAGCACGGGCGTATCGGCGAACCGATCATCGGGGTGGCGTTCGACGGCACCGGGTACGGCTGCGACCACACCATCTGGGGCGGCGAGATCCTGCGGCTCGGCCGCGACACCCACCGCTTCGTGCGGGCCGCCCACCTGCTGCCGGTGCCGCTGCCCGGCGGCGACGCCGCGGTGCGCAACCCGTGGCGGATGGCGCTGGCCCAGTTGTGGGCGGCCGACCTCGACTGGGCCCCGGACCTGGCGCCGGTCGCGGCGGCGAGTGCGCAGGAATTGGCTTTGCTCCGTTCGCAATTGGAGAGTGGGATGGGATGCGTGCCGTGCTCGAGCATGGGCCGGCTCTTCGACGCGGTCGCCTCCCTGCTGGGCGTGCGGCACCGGATCGACTACGAGGGCCAGGCCGCGATCGAACTCGAGGCGCTGGCCGAGTCCGCCGGCCCTGATACCGAAGCGCTCGGGCCGTCGCTGCGGCCGGCGGTGCGGGCCGACGGGGTGATCGATCCCGCCCCCCTGGTGCAGACGCTGGTGTCGGCGCTGCACGCCGGCACCCGGCCCGCGCTGCTCGCCGCGTCGTTCCACCGGGCGGTCGCCGACGCGGTCGCCACCGCGGTCGCCCGGGTGGCCGGGCAGACCCGGCTCGTCGGCCTCACCGGCGGCGTGTTCCAGAACGTGCTGTTGTCGCGCGCCTGCCGTGACCGGCTGCAACACAACGGGTTCGAGGTGCTGACCCACCACACCGTTCCGCCCAACGACGGCGGGCTGGCGCTCGGGCAGGCCGCGGTCGCCACGCTGATCGCGCTCGAGGAGGCCGGGCCGTGACCCCCAACCCCGCCACGGCCATCGATCGCGGGCTCGGCGCGGAGCTGGCCCGGGACCTGGCCGCCGCCGCGTTCAGCCTGGCCAGGCGGTTCGCCGCCGGCGCCACCCTGTGGTCGATCGCGCCGTCGTGGGAACCGCACGCGCTGCACATCGCGGTCGAGTTCGTGCACCCGGTGATCATGGGCAAACGGGCGCTGCCCGCGGTGGCGCTGACCGGGCCGGACATCGTCGACCTCACGCGCGTCTCCGTGCGGCCCGGCGACATCGTGGTCGCGGTGTCCGGCGCCGACGACGCGCGGGTGCGTTCGGTGCTGCGCCGCGCCCCGGCGTGGGGCGCCACCACGCTCTGGATCGGCAGCGGCGAACGGCCCGCGGCCGGTGCGGCCGACCACGTGCTCTGGGTCGACGACCCCGACCCGCGCGTGCCCGCGACGGGCGGGTTCGTGCTGTTCTACCACTTGCTGTGGGAGTTGACGCACGTGTGTTTCGAGCACGCGGGCCTGCTCGAACCCGGGCGCACCGACGCGGTCTGCGTGACGTGCGGTGACGAGGGCCGCCTCGGTGAGGTGGTGGCGGCGTCCGTGGCCGGGCAGGCGCCGGTGCGCACCGCGCGGGGCGTGGAGACGGTGGCGACGGCGCTCGTCGATCCGGTGACCACCGGGGATCTGGTGGTGCTGCACGCCGGTACGGCGATCAGCCGCCTCGACGAGGAGGGCGATGACTGACGAGCCGACGAACTTCCTGTACCCGTTCATCGACGGCGCCGCGGACGACCCGGCCTCCCTGCTCACCGACCTGGCCGCCTCCGCGCAGGCCAAGGCCGCCGAGAGCCTGGCGTTGCGGCGCTCCACGCTGGACGCCAACGCGGAGCTGCTGGACCGCGCCGCCGCCGAGCTGGCCCGCCGATTCGCGGCGGGCGGGCGGATGTTCACCTTCGGCAACGGCGGCAGCTGCACCGACTCCACGACGCTGGCGCGGTTGTTCGCCCGGCCACCGATCGGACGGCCCCTTGCGGCCTGGTCGCTGACCGCCGACCCGGCGATCCTGACCGCGCTGGGCAACGACGTCGGGTTCGAGCTGGTGTTCGCCCGCCAGCTGATCGCCCGCGCCAGGGCCGGCGACATCGCGATCGCGATGTCGACCAGCGGCAATTCGCCGAACCTGCTCGCCGCGCTGGCCGAGGCCCGGCGGCGCGGTCTCTACACCGTCGGTTTCGCCGGCTACGACGGCGGGGCCTTCGTGGACAATGCGGATGTGGATTGCTGCTTCGTCGTGCGCTCGCAGAGCGTGCACCGCATCCAGGAGGCCCAGGCGCTGCTCGCCTATTCGCTGTGGTCGGCCACCCACGGGCGGCTCGGCGACCCGGATGTGGGGGCGGCATGAGTAATTCGGCGGGCGAGTA is part of the Mycobacterium sp. HUMS_12744610 genome and encodes:
- the hypF gene encoding carbamoyltransferase HypF, producing MTGPSLMLRSGQVRQRVTVTGVVQGVGFRPFVHRLATELGLSGFVGNDSGAVFLEVQGPPARVREFGRRLRAEAPPLARIGTVRVVDIDVDGAVGVRRAFQIAASEVVAGGTTPIPPDVAVCDDCVAELFDPGDRRHRHPFITCTNCGPRFTIIRTLPYDRPATTMSAFPMCGRCAGEYADPADRRFHAQPIACPDCGPSLWFSAQGGRVDGADAALAAAQRALAGGAVVAVKGIGGYHLACRADDQGAVTALRARKARGAKPFALLVRDLDVARRYAPIGDLEAAVLSGPARPIVLLPRRPGAPVADAVAPASPLLGLMLPYSPIHHLLLAPVPGAGGRVPDTLVLTSANRSDEPICFTDDDAAQRLPALCDALLDHNRPIHVPCDDSVVRIVDGAELPVRRSRGYAPLPVDLGCEGPAVLAVGGELKNTCCLTDGTRAYLSGHIGDMGTWETLRAFGRAVEQLGEIRRAPARLAADLHPGYHTRAWAERHAGERPLDLVQHHHAHVVSLLAEHGRIGEPIIGVAFDGTGYGCDHTIWGGEILRLGRDTHRFVRAAHLLPVPLPGGDAAVRNPWRMALAQLWAADLDWAPDLAPVAAASAQELALLRSQLESGMGCVPCSSMGRLFDAVASLLGVRHRIDYEGQAAIELEALAESAGPDTEALGPSLRPAVRADGVIDPAPLVQTLVSALHAGTRPALLAASFHRAVADAVATAVARVAGQTRLVGLTGGVFQNVLLSRACRDRLQHNGFEVLTHHTVPPNDGGLALGQAAVATLIALEEAGP
- a CDS encoding DUF6893 family small protein, whose product is MEVLGWIFLAIIAVVVAVAVAMGVVSLPDARRYLKLRRM
- a CDS encoding HypC/HybG/HupF family hydrogenase formation chaperone, which encodes MCLGIPGRVIGMLDGYAGQLALVDVVGEQRRVNVGMLPEETFSPGDWVIIHMGFVVEKTDRAGADEAMAGLELMGRGDPEGD
- a CDS encoding hydrogenase maturation protease produces the protein MTARILVAGIGNIFLGDDGFGSEVVRNAELPQDNPAVRVVDYGIRGMHLAYDLLDGWDTLVLVDAIPSRGNPGTLHVFQADHEAPDETVGVDAHGMEPAAVFASLRALGGSPPYTVVVGCEAGSVDEGIGLTEPVAEAVPRAARAVEDIVAALQSPAPSVSVAVSAPKEC
- a CDS encoding nickel-dependent hydrogenase large subunit → MTTIVPEPTTSRREPGQLVEMAWDPITRIVGSLGIYTKIDFENKEVVECHSTSSIFRGYSIFMKGKDPRDAHFITSRICGICGDNHATCSCYAQNMAYGVKPPHLGEWIVNLGEAAEYMFDHNIFQENLVGVDFCEKMVAETNPSVLAQAEKTPAPHADAHGYRTIADIMRSLNPFSGEFYREALAVSRWTREMFCLMEGRHVHPSTLYPGGVGTVATIQLMTDYMTRLMRYVEFMKKVVPMHDDLFDFFYEALPGYEKVGLRRTLLGCWGSFQDPEVCNFAYRDMERWGDAMFVTPGVVVDGKLVTHSLVDINLGIRILLGSSYYDDWTDQEMFVRTDPLGNAVDRRHPWNQHTNPHPQKRDMDGGKYSWVMSPRWFDGTDHLALDTGGGPLARLWATALAGLVDIGYVKATGDSVKINLPKTALKGPVEFEWKVPKYGSNTIERDRARTYFQAYAAACALHFAEKALGEIRAGRTKTWERFEVPDEAIGCGFTEAVRGVLSHHLVIRDGKIANYHPYPPTPWNANPRDSFGTPGPYEDAVQGQPIFEENGRENFKGIDVMRTVRSFDPCLPCGVHMYLGKGKTLDRLHTPTQSPAGCDDRKLGEAARSGSSPSME
- a CDS encoding DUF6084 family protein, whose product is MTGQPIDLAFAVNDVAPEPYGVTPVLTAHVGVTDVGGHTGAVHAIALRCQVRIEPLRRSYSDDEAAGLLDLFGGRERWADTQRTFLWQHCAAMVPGFAGHTTVTLPLECTYDFEVTAAKYAHALQDGAVPLQFLFSGTIFVNSDRGFSVQQVPWDCECRYDMPVAVWRALIAQHYPDTGWVRLRHETVAALARYKATRGLLDLDGAVASLLGAAQEAAR
- a CDS encoding D-sedoheptulose-7-phosphate isomerase, translated to MTDEPTNFLYPFIDGAADDPASLLTDLAASAQAKAAESLALRRSTLDANAELLDRAAAELARRFAAGGRMFTFGNGGSCTDSTTLARLFARPPIGRPLAAWSLTADPAILTALGNDVGFELVFARQLIARARAGDIAIAMSTSGNSPNLLAALAEARRRGLYTVGFAGYDGGAFVDNADVDCCFVVRSQSVHRIQEAQALLAYSLWSATHGRLGDPDVGAA
- a CDS encoding DUF5947 family protein; translated protein: MTSPYDVLARITANRPLPEPDGERCEMCAEPIGDEHQHVVSVAARQLMCVCRTCYLLFTDTAAELRYRAVPDRYLAFPGFALDRRAWEALQIPVGVAFFFTNSALGRTVAFYPGPAGACESELDLDAWTALAGADPRARLPADDVEALLVRVADGPEAAEPQTFLVPIDACYEFVGRLRMLWRGFDGGQQARAFIDDFFARLAARAVARPR
- a CDS encoding HypC/HybG/HupF family hydrogenase formation chaperone, whose product is MTPNPATAIDRGLGAELARDLAAAAFSLARRFAAGATLWSIAPSWEPHALHIAVEFVHPVIMGKRALPAVALTGPDIVDLTRVSVRPGDIVVAVSGADDARVRSVLRRAPAWGATTLWIGSGERPAAGAADHVLWVDDPDPRVPATGGFVLFYHLLWELTHVCFEHAGLLEPGRTDAVCVTCGDEGRLGEVVAASVAGQAPVRTARGVETVATALVDPVTTGDLVVLHAGTAISRLDEEGDD
- a CDS encoding NifU family protein; protein product: MVDRPDLSHDDAQWRTAGDRIQTLLDSCAAGGAAARDRARQLVREVVGLYGAGLERILGLAGDPGLAERLATDDLVASLLLVHGLHPHDVRRRVCDALDRVRPYLGSHGGDVDLIGIDGDIVRLAFTGSCKSCPSSAVTLELAVEDAIRAAAPEVGAIEVVTAEPTRMIPAESLLAQVRSGGRTAWRPIPELAELKPGEVAGFAIDGTALLACRVDDELFAYRDRCPVCDDTLAGARLHLALLRCPRCRTEYDAVRAGAGAGGTHLEPIPVLRRDGVPSVALRGEPMEARI